One genomic window of endosymbiont of Galathealinum brachiosum includes the following:
- a CDS encoding PilZ domain-containing protein, producing the protein MTTDYSEKRNFFRMNLECDAEYTINGSGNQKSGKVSDLSGDGISIIADQSVNPGTEVRVSIQPENDVTPPLDIVMEVTRCEEQDAESFLLAGNITKR; encoded by the coding sequence ATGACTACAGACTACTCTGAAAAACGTAACTTCTTTCGCATGAACCTTGAGTGTGATGCGGAGTACACAATCAATGGGTCGGGCAATCAAAAATCAGGCAAAGTAAGCGATCTAAGTGGTGATGGTATCTCAATCATTGCTGACCAGTCGGTTAATCCTGGTACAGAGGTACGTGTATCAATTCAACCTGAAAATGATGTGACACCACCACTTGATATCGTAATGGAAGTCACTCGTTGTGAAGAACAGGACGCTGAAAGCTTTTTACTTGCGGGTAATATAACTAAGCGATAA